The Anaerolineae bacterium genome window below encodes:
- a CDS encoding glycerol-3-phosphate acyltransferase, translating into MVRTVGVALGGFLLGGFPTGYLVGRVWGKDVRLWGSGRTGGTNVLRTCGPVAAAVTVLGDVAKAVVAIWLSSVLLGTDWGRVLAGSTAVLGHIYTPFLSWRGGRGVATALAVLGVLCLPCAAAVMVAGAAVVLASRYVSLASLTTAALMPVTLLAYLFVFGGDPWWVAYGVVAALAIWVAHRDNLVRLLQGTERRLGEKATPVP; encoded by the coding sequence TTGGTCAGGACTGTGGGAGTAGCACTGGGCGGATTCCTGCTCGGGGGCTTCCCTACCGGCTATTTGGTGGGCCGCGTGTGGGGAAAGGACGTCCGGCTGTGGGGATCGGGCCGGACGGGCGGCACCAACGTACTCCGGACTTGCGGCCCGGTGGCAGCAGCGGTGACAGTATTGGGGGATGTGGCCAAAGCGGTGGTCGCCATCTGGCTGTCCTCGGTTCTCCTGGGTACAGATTGGGGGAGGGTGCTGGCAGGGTCTACCGCGGTATTGGGTCACATCTATACCCCCTTCCTCAGTTGGCGCGGGGGCAGGGGAGTGGCTACGGCGCTGGCGGTGCTGGGGGTGCTATGCCTGCCTTGCGCCGCGGCGGTCATGGTGGCGGGGGCCGCGGTGGTATTGGCCTCCAGGTACGTATCGCTGGCCTCGCTCACGACCGCTGCCCTGATGCCGGTAACACTCCTGGCCTACCTCTTCGTGTTCGGAGGCGACCCGTGGTGGGTGGCCTACGGGGTGGTGGCTGCTCTGGCCATCTGGGTGGCCCACCGGGACAACCTGGTGCGGCTGCTGCAGGGGACTGAGAGGCGGCTGGGGGAGAAGGCGACCCCGGTCCCCTGA